Proteins found in one Pseudomonas mosselii genomic segment:
- a CDS encoding Rsd/AlgQ family anti-sigma factor, whose product MLDSCQNAQERWGGVHKLIDRWLEERQELVQAFRALRDAKPAFADKHHNGGFCEVLVDYVSAWHFEVCEQLISEAKAFGDERALELAEEINPRINDITQIALAFNDHCAKGECTDTERFAEKLGKLGSLLHERFELEDCLIEVLHNAHKQEDAVQA is encoded by the coding sequence ATGCTCGATAGTTGCCAGAACGCCCAGGAACGCTGGGGCGGTGTTCACAAGCTGATCGATCGTTGGCTGGAGGAGCGCCAGGAACTGGTGCAGGCCTTCCGCGCGTTGCGCGATGCCAAGCCGGCCTTTGCCGACAAGCACCACAACGGCGGATTCTGCGAGGTCCTCGTCGACTACGTCTCGGCGTGGCACTTCGAGGTGTGCGAACAGCTCATCAGCGAGGCCAAGGCTTTTGGCGACGAGCGTGCGCTGGAGCTGGCCGAGGAAATCAACCCGCGGATCAACGACATCACCCAGATCGCCCTGGCCTTCAACGACCACTGCGCCAAGGGCGAATGCACCGACACCGAACGCTTCGCGGAAAAGCTGGGCAAGCTCGGAAGCCTGTTGCACGAGCGTTTCGAGCTGGAAGACTGCCTGATCGAAGTGCTGCACAACGCCCACAAGCAAGAGGACGCGGTGCAGGCCTGA
- a CDS encoding FKBP-type peptidyl-prolyl cis-trans isomerase, whose translation MPRYLTLGLCLVMPLALANAETAPANDSDLAYSLGASLGERLRQEVPGLQLDALVEGLRQAYQGQPPRIAKSRMQAILEQHETQANAAAEQAQVDKLVEAEKRFIAGERAKAGVRELPEGILYSELASGSGAQPKASGRVQVRYVGKLPDGTVFDQNLQPQWFKLDSVIEGWQVALPRMKAGAKWRLVIPSAQAYGADGAGDLIAPYTPLVFEIELLDVAD comes from the coding sequence ATGCCTCGTTATCTGACTCTGGGCCTGTGCCTGGTGATGCCACTCGCCCTGGCCAACGCCGAAACCGCCCCCGCCAACGACAGCGACCTGGCCTACAGCCTCGGTGCCAGCCTGGGCGAGCGCCTGCGCCAGGAAGTCCCCGGCCTGCAGCTCGACGCCCTGGTCGAAGGCCTGCGCCAGGCCTATCAGGGCCAGCCGCCCCGCATTGCCAAGTCACGCATGCAGGCCATCCTCGAACAGCACGAGACGCAAGCCAACGCCGCCGCCGAACAGGCCCAGGTGGACAAGCTGGTGGAAGCGGAAAAACGCTTCATCGCCGGCGAACGGGCCAAGGCCGGGGTACGCGAACTGCCTGAGGGCATCCTCTACAGCGAGCTGGCCAGCGGCAGCGGCGCACAACCCAAGGCCAGCGGTCGCGTGCAGGTGCGCTATGTAGGGAAATTGCCGGATGGCACGGTGTTCGACCAGAACCTGCAACCGCAATGGTTCAAGCTGGACTCGGTGATCGAGGGCTGGCAGGTGGCGCTGCCACGCATGAAGGCGGGGGCGAAATGGCGCCTGGTGATCCCGTCGGCGCAAGCCTACGGCGCCGACGGTGCGGGTGACCTGATCGCACCCTATACCCCACTGGTGTTCGAGATCGAACTGCTGGACGTGGCCGACTGA
- a CDS encoding AlgP family protein, which translates to MSAKKKAVSTPLHLLQQLSGSLLEHLEDACSQALADAEKLLAKLEKQRGKAQEKLHNARLKLQDAAKAGKAKAQGKAQKVAGELEDLLDSLKDRQAQTRTYIQQLKRDAQESLKLAQGVGKVREAAAKALDSRTAAPKAAAKAAAKPAAKPAAAKAPARTAAAKPAAKPAAKPAAAKAPARTAAAKPAAKPAAKPAAAKAPAKTAAAKPAAKSVAKPAAAKAPAKTAAAKPAAKPAAKPAAAKAPAKTAAAKPAAKPAAKPAAAKAPAKAAAAKSAAKPAAAKAPAKPAAAKPAAKPAAKPAAKPAAAKAPAKPVASKPAENQPATPTASTTPAPANSAATPAATATPAQSSTSAS; encoded by the coding sequence ATGTCGGCCAAGAAGAAAGCAGTCAGTACGCCGTTGCACCTGCTCCAGCAACTTTCCGGTAGCTTGCTCGAACATTTGGAAGATGCCTGCTCCCAAGCGCTGGCGGATGCCGAGAAACTGTTGGCCAAGTTGGAAAAACAACGTGGCAAGGCCCAAGAGAAACTGCACAACGCTCGTTTGAAGTTGCAGGACGCCGCCAAGGCCGGTAAAGCCAAGGCTCAGGGCAAGGCGCAAAAAGTCGCCGGAGAACTTGAGGACTTGCTCGATTCGCTCAAGGATCGCCAAGCGCAAACCCGTACTTATATCCAGCAACTCAAGCGCGATGCCCAGGAAAGCCTGAAGCTGGCCCAGGGTGTCGGCAAGGTGCGTGAGGCCGCCGCCAAGGCCTTGGACTCGCGTACTGCGGCACCGAAAGCCGCCGCGAAAGCTGCAGCCAAACCAGCGGCCAAGCCTGCTGCCGCCAAGGCACCGGCGAGGACTGCTGCCGCTAAACCTGCCGCCAAGCCAGCGGCCAAACCGGCTGCCGCCAAGGCACCGGCGAGGACTGCAGCCGCAAAACCTGCCGCCAAGCCAGCGGCCAAACCGGCTGCTGCCAAGGCCCCGGCGAAGACTGCAGCCGCCAAACCTGCCGCCAAGTCAGTGGCCAAACCGGCTGCCGCCAAGGCCCCGGCGAAGACTGCAGCCGCGAAACCTGCCGCCAAGCCAGCGGCCAAGCCAGCTGCCGCCAAGGCCCCGGCGAAGACCGCCGCCGCGAAACCTGCTGCCAAGCCAGCGGCTAAACCAGCTGCCGCCAAGGCACCGGCAAAGGCCGCTGCAGCCAAATCAGCGGCCAAGCCAGCTGCCGCCAAGGCCCCGGCCAAGCCAGCAGCGGCCAAGCCCGCCGCCAAACCTGCAGCCAAGCCAGCAGCCAAACCGGCCGCTGCCAAGGCTCCGGCCAAGCCTGTAGCCAGCAAGCCAGCCGAAAACCAGCCAGCCACGCCGACCGCCAGCACCACCCCGGCGCCTGCGAACAGCGCGGCCACGCCTGCGGCAACCGCCACACCGGCTCAGTCGTCGACTTCGGCGTCCTGA
- a CDS encoding TIGR02444 family protein, translating to MHTDLWNHALALYARPGVEAASLALQELGGDVCLLLCGTWLQTRGVAADEQRITALKALAGPWQRDVVTPLCMLRRQWREQALADPRLSVMREQVKALELQAERTLLERLEALAHEWPAQAGAAQDWLTRLAPDQARDHDALHQLRAAARELQDAEVDD from the coding sequence ATGCACACCGACCTGTGGAATCACGCCCTGGCCTTGTATGCCCGGCCAGGCGTCGAAGCCGCCAGCCTGGCCCTCCAGGAACTGGGCGGCGATGTCTGCCTGCTGCTCTGCGGCACCTGGTTGCAGACCCGCGGCGTGGCCGCCGATGAACAAAGGATTACCGCCTTGAAGGCCCTTGCCGGCCCCTGGCAACGCGACGTGGTGACGCCGCTATGCATGCTACGCCGGCAATGGCGCGAGCAGGCGCTGGCCGACCCACGACTGAGCGTGATGCGTGAGCAGGTGAAGGCGCTGGAGTTGCAGGCTGAACGCACCTTGTTGGAGCGCCTGGAGGCGTTGGCGCACGAGTGGCCTGCGCAAGCGGGCGCCGCGCAGGACTGGCTGACCCGGCTGGCGCCGGACCAGGCCCGGGACCACGACGCGCTGCATCAACTGCGCGCCGCGGCCCGTGAGCTTCAGGACGCCGAAGTCGACGACTGA
- a CDS encoding ATP-binding cassette domain-containing protein, with the protein MIRLSNLTLQRGPQRLLEGAEMTLHTGHKAGLIGANGAGKSSLFALLRGELSPDAGDCLLPGDWRIAHMRQEVDTLDRIAVDYVLDGDARLRKVQAELAAAEQAHDGTALARLHSELDSADGYTADARARKLLAGLGFTNEQMDRRVGDFSGGWRMRLNLAQALMCPSDLLLLDEPTNHLDLDAILWLEEWLKGYPGTLLLISHDRDFLDAVVDHVLHVEQRKLNLYKGGYSAFERTRAERLAQQQQAYEKQQAQRAHMEKYIARFKAQATKARQAQSRIKALERMEELSAAHVDSPFDFVFRESEKISSPLLDLSEGRLGYGDKAILEKVKLQLAPGARIGLLGPNGAGKSTLIKNLAGELQPLSGRLVRGENLAVGYFAQHQLDSLDDKASPLLHLQRIAPGEREQTLRDFLGGFDFHGNRVDEPVVNFSGGEKARLALALIAWERPNLLLLDEPTNHLDLEMRLALTMALQEFAGAVVVVSHDRHLLKSTTNDFLLVADGKVDTFDGDLDDYSRWLVEYRQRNAPVSSAPANPDKTDKKAQRQAAAALRQQLAPHKKAADKLEAELNQVHQQLAEIETTLGDSGLYEATRKDELRDLLARQTKLKQREGELEEAWMEALETLESMQAELEALS; encoded by the coding sequence ATGATCAGACTATCGAACCTCACTTTACAGCGTGGTCCCCAGCGCCTGCTAGAAGGCGCCGAGATGACCCTGCACACCGGTCACAAGGCCGGCCTGATCGGCGCCAACGGCGCCGGTAAATCCAGCCTGTTCGCCCTGCTGCGCGGTGAGCTTTCGCCCGATGCCGGCGATTGCCTGCTGCCCGGCGACTGGCGCATCGCCCACATGCGCCAGGAGGTCGACACCCTTGACCGCATCGCCGTGGACTATGTGCTCGACGGCGACGCCCGCCTGCGCAAGGTGCAGGCGGAGCTGGCCGCCGCCGAGCAGGCACACGACGGCACCGCCCTGGCGCGCCTGCACAGTGAGCTGGACAGCGCCGACGGCTACACCGCCGATGCCCGCGCGCGCAAGCTGCTGGCCGGCCTGGGCTTTACCAACGAGCAGATGGACCGCCGCGTCGGCGACTTCTCCGGTGGCTGGCGAATGCGCCTGAACCTGGCCCAGGCACTGATGTGCCCGTCCGACCTGCTGCTGCTCGACGAGCCCACCAACCACCTGGACCTCGATGCCATCCTCTGGCTGGAAGAGTGGCTCAAGGGCTACCCGGGCACGCTGCTGCTGATCTCCCACGACCGTGATTTCCTCGATGCAGTGGTCGACCATGTGCTGCATGTCGAGCAGCGCAAGCTCAATCTCTACAAGGGCGGCTACAGCGCCTTCGAGCGCACCCGCGCCGAACGCCTGGCGCAGCAGCAGCAGGCCTACGAGAAGCAGCAGGCGCAGCGCGCGCACATGGAAAAGTACATCGCCCGCTTCAAGGCCCAGGCCACCAAGGCCCGCCAGGCACAGAGCCGGATCAAGGCCCTGGAGCGCATGGAGGAGCTGTCGGCGGCCCATGTCGATTCGCCGTTCGACTTTGTCTTCCGCGAGTCGGAGAAGATTTCCAGCCCGTTGCTCGACCTGTCCGAAGGCCGCCTGGGCTATGGCGACAAGGCCATCCTCGAGAAGGTCAAGCTGCAACTGGCGCCGGGTGCGCGGATCGGCCTGCTCGGCCCCAACGGCGCGGGCAAGTCGACCCTGATCAAGAACCTCGCCGGCGAGCTTCAGCCGCTGTCCGGGCGCCTGGTGCGCGGCGAGAACCTCGCCGTCGGCTATTTCGCCCAGCACCAACTCGACTCGCTGGACGACAAGGCCAGTCCGCTGCTGCACCTACAGCGCATCGCCCCGGGCGAGCGCGAGCAGACCCTGCGCGACTTTCTCGGCGGCTTCGATTTCCACGGCAACCGTGTCGACGAGCCGGTGGTGAATTTCTCCGGTGGCGAGAAGGCCCGCCTGGCCCTGGCGTTGATCGCCTGGGAGCGGCCGAACCTGCTGCTGCTCGACGAACCGACCAACCACCTCGACCTTGAGATGCGCCTGGCGTTGACCATGGCCCTGCAGGAGTTCGCCGGTGCCGTGGTGGTGGTGTCCCACGACCGTCACCTGCTCAAGAGCACCACCAACGACTTCCTGCTGGTGGCCGACGGCAAGGTCGACACCTTCGACGGCGACCTGGACGACTACAGCCGCTGGCTGGTCGAGTACCGCCAACGCAACGCGCCGGTGAGCAGCGCGCCCGCGAACCCGGACAAGACCGACAAGAAGGCCCAGCGCCAGGCCGCTGCGGCCCTGCGTCAGCAGTTGGCACCGCACAAGAAGGCGGCCGACAAGCTGGAGGCCGAACTCAACCAGGTGCACCAGCAACTGGCCGAGATCGAGACGACGTTGGGCGACAGCGGTCTGTACGAGGCCACGCGCAAGGATGAGCTGCGCGACTTGCTGGCCCGTCAGACCAAGCTCAAGCAACGCGAAGGCGAGCTTGAGGAAGCCTGGATGGAAGCCCTGGAAACGCTGGAAAGCATGCAGGCCGAGCTCGAGGCGCTGTCCTGA
- a CDS encoding mechanosensitive ion channel family protein: protein MDALRSLLPGQWMDSFWLGLQILLILIAAFVLQRMVARGLRSLGERYPLPHELMVPVRGALRWLIMGSALLFVLERMGVSATVLWTALSGFVAVAAVAFFAIWSVLSNLLCAVLIFTVGPFRIGDVVELVDTLDKPGVKGRVIAINLLYTTLMETPEAGGALVQVPNSQFFQKAVRRWRGTEAAVAAKPEAMETD, encoded by the coding sequence ATGGATGCGCTGCGTTCGCTGCTGCCGGGGCAGTGGATGGACTCGTTCTGGCTGGGGCTGCAGATCCTGCTGATCCTGATCGCCGCCTTCGTCCTGCAGCGCATGGTCGCGCGCGGCCTGCGCAGCCTGGGCGAGCGCTACCCGTTGCCGCACGAGCTGATGGTGCCGGTGCGCGGCGCCCTGCGCTGGCTGATCATGGGCAGCGCGCTGCTGTTCGTGCTCGAGCGCATGGGGGTGTCCGCCACGGTGCTGTGGACGGCATTGTCGGGCTTCGTCGCGGTGGCGGCGGTGGCGTTCTTCGCCATCTGGAGCGTGCTGTCCAACCTGCTGTGCGCGGTGCTGATCTTCACCGTCGGACCGTTTCGCATTGGCGATGTGGTCGAGCTGGTCGATACCCTCGACAAGCCGGGGGTGAAAGGCCGGGTGATCGCCATCAACCTGCTGTACACCACGCTGATGGAAACGCCGGAAGCCGGTGGAGCGCTGGTGCAGGTGCCGAACAGCCAGTTCTTCCAGAAGGCCGTGCGGCGTTGGCGTGGCACTGAAGCCGCCGTGGCGGCCAAGCCTGAGGCGATGGAAACCGACTGA
- a CDS encoding LysE family transporter — protein MSMETWLAFFAACWVISLSPGAGAIASMSSGLQYGFWRGYWNALGLQLGLIVQIAIIAAGVGAILAASATAFQVIKWFGVAYLVYLAYKQWQALPMDMSDESGVRPIGKPLSLVFRGFLVNVSNPKALVFMLAVLPQFINPHEALLPQYVAITVTMISVDMLVMAGYTGLASRVLRLLRTPKQQKRLNRTFAGLFIGAATFLATLRRAPL, from the coding sequence ATGTCGATGGAAACGTGGTTGGCCTTCTTTGCCGCGTGCTGGGTGATCAGCCTGTCGCCGGGCGCCGGGGCAATCGCCTCGATGTCCAGTGGGCTGCAGTACGGCTTCTGGCGTGGTTACTGGAACGCCCTGGGCCTGCAATTGGGCCTGATCGTGCAGATCGCCATCATCGCCGCCGGTGTTGGCGCCATCCTCGCCGCGTCGGCCACCGCCTTCCAGGTCATCAAGTGGTTCGGCGTCGCCTACCTCGTCTACCTCGCCTACAAGCAATGGCAAGCCCTGCCGATGGACATGAGCGACGAGTCCGGCGTACGACCGATCGGCAAGCCGCTGAGCCTGGTGTTCCGCGGCTTCCTGGTCAACGTCAGCAACCCCAAGGCGCTGGTGTTCATGCTGGCGGTGCTGCCGCAGTTCATCAACCCGCACGAGGCGCTGTTGCCGCAGTATGTGGCGATCACCGTGACCATGATCAGTGTCGACATGCTGGTGATGGCTGGATATACCGGGCTGGCTTCGCGGGTGCTGCGCCTGCTGCGCACGCCGAAGCAGCAGAAGCGCCTGAACCGTACCTTTGCCGGGCTGTTCATCGGTGCGGCGACGTTCCTCGCTACCTTGCGTCGCGCGCCGCTTTGA
- a CDS encoding slipin family protein, with amino-acid sequence MFMQFGFSAVLVLLGILLLSALRILREYERGVVFQLGRFWQVKGPGLIILIPGIQQMVRVDLRTVVLDVPSQDVITRDNVSVKVNAVLYFRVLDPQKAIIQVENFLTATSQLAQTTLRAVLGKHELDELLAEREQLNSDIREVLDAQTDAWGIKVANVEIKHVDLNESMVRAIARQAEAERERRAKVIHAEGELQASEKLMQAAQMLGKEPGAMQLRYMQTLGSIAGDKSSTIVFPLPVDLLKGLVDKQR; translated from the coding sequence ATGTTCATGCAATTCGGATTCAGCGCCGTGCTGGTGCTGCTGGGCATACTGCTGCTCTCGGCCCTGCGCATCCTGCGCGAGTACGAGCGCGGCGTGGTGTTCCAGCTCGGGCGCTTCTGGCAGGTCAAGGGCCCGGGGCTGATCATCCTGATTCCCGGCATCCAGCAGATGGTCCGGGTCGACCTGCGCACCGTGGTGCTCGACGTGCCCTCCCAGGACGTGATCACCCGCGACAACGTCTCGGTCAAGGTCAATGCCGTGCTGTACTTTCGCGTGCTCGACCCGCAGAAGGCGATCATCCAGGTCGAGAACTTCCTCACCGCCACCAGCCAGCTGGCCCAGACCACCCTGCGCGCCGTGCTCGGCAAGCACGAGCTGGACGAACTGCTGGCCGAGCGCGAGCAGTTGAATTCGGATATCCGCGAGGTGCTGGACGCGCAGACCGACGCCTGGGGCATCAAGGTGGCCAACGTCGAGATCAAGCATGTCGACCTCAACGAGTCGATGGTCCGCGCCATCGCCCGCCAGGCCGAGGCCGAGCGCGAACGACGGGCCAAGGTGATCCATGCCGAAGGCGAGCTGCAGGCCTCGGAGAAGCTGATGCAGGCCGCGCAGATGCTGGGCAAGGAGCCGGGGGCGATGCAGCTGCGCTACATGCAGACGCTGGGGTCGATCGCCGGGGACAAGAGCTCGACCATCGTGTTTCCGCTGCCGGTGGATCTGCTCAAGGGGCTGGTGGACAAGCAGCGCTGA
- a CDS encoding NfeD family protein, whose product MIARRWRVLLLLLILGFAPGGQAAPGANVWLLSVDDAIGPASADYLLRGLDQAQAQGAQLVVIRLDTPGGLDSAMRQIIKAILASTLPVATYVAPGGARAASAGTYILYASHVAAMAPGTNLGAATPVQIGAPGKDEKPAANSEQDTLARKQVNDAAAYIRGLAQLRGRNADWAEKAVREAVSLSTSEAQRLKVIDLVAADLPDLLRQLDGRTLTVAGQPASLQTAGANVVEHLPDWRTRLLAVITNPSVALILIMIGVYGLLFEFMNPGSGVGGVVGGICLLLALYALQLLPVSHAGVALILLGVAFMVAEAFLPSFGVIGFGGIVAFVVGAVILMDTDAPGFGIPLTLIVSLAVLSALLLGGVLGMALKARRRALVSGDAGLVGSLVTVTQVRADNPFCGSVQAQGEQWQAQCATPLQPGQHVRVTARHGVTLEVSATAPTAQGE is encoded by the coding sequence GTGATCGCCCGGCGCTGGCGCGTGCTGCTGTTGCTGCTGATTCTGGGCTTCGCCCCGGGCGGCCAGGCCGCGCCCGGTGCCAACGTGTGGCTGCTGAGCGTCGACGACGCCATCGGTCCGGCCAGCGCCGACTACCTCCTGCGCGGGCTGGACCAGGCGCAGGCCCAGGGCGCGCAACTGGTGGTCATCCGCCTCGACACTCCCGGCGGGCTCGACAGCGCCATGCGCCAGATCATCAAGGCCATTCTCGCAAGCACGCTGCCGGTGGCCACCTACGTCGCCCCGGGCGGCGCCAGGGCGGCCAGCGCCGGCACGTACATCCTCTATGCCAGCCACGTGGCGGCCATGGCCCCGGGAACCAACCTGGGCGCGGCGACGCCGGTACAGATCGGCGCACCCGGCAAGGACGAAAAGCCCGCCGCGAACAGCGAGCAGGACACCCTCGCCCGTAAACAGGTCAACGACGCCGCGGCCTACATCCGTGGCCTGGCGCAACTGCGCGGGCGCAACGCCGACTGGGCGGAGAAGGCCGTGCGCGAGGCGGTCAGCCTGTCGACCAGCGAAGCCCAGCGGCTGAAGGTGATCGACCTGGTCGCCGCTGACCTGCCCGACCTGCTGCGCCAGCTCGATGGCCGGACGCTGACCGTCGCCGGCCAGCCAGCATCACTGCAGACCGCCGGCGCCAATGTAGTGGAGCACCTGCCGGACTGGCGCACTCGCCTGCTGGCGGTGATCACCAACCCCAGCGTGGCGCTGATCCTGATCATGATCGGCGTGTACGGCCTGCTGTTCGAATTCATGAACCCAGGCTCCGGAGTCGGCGGCGTGGTCGGCGGCATCTGCCTGCTGCTGGCGCTGTACGCCCTGCAACTGCTGCCGGTGAGCCACGCCGGGGTGGCGTTGATCCTGCTCGGTGTGGCGTTCATGGTCGCCGAGGCGTTCCTGCCCAGTTTCGGGGTGATCGGCTTCGGCGGCATCGTCGCCTTCGTGGTCGGCGCGGTGATCCTGATGGACACCGACGCCCCTGGCTTTGGCATTCCGCTGACGCTGATCGTCAGCCTGGCAGTGTTGTCGGCGCTGTTGCTCGGCGGCGTGCTGGGCATGGCGCTGAAGGCGCGCCGACGCGCCCTGGTCAGCGGCGATGCCGGGCTGGTGGGCAGCCTGGTGACGGTGACCCAGGTACGCGCGGACAACCCGTTCTGCGGCTCGGTACAGGCCCAGGGCGAACAGTGGCAGGCGCAGTGCGCGACACCGCTGCAGCCGGGCCAGCACGTGCGGGTGACCGCCCGTCATGGCGTGACGCTGGAAGTCAGCGCCACTGCGCCCACGGCGCAAGGAGAGTAG
- a CDS encoding aminoacyl-tRNA deacylase, with the protein MRMAKTLQQRLDQANCDYDIIPHPHSATSLESARTAGVPAERVAKSVMLDDRHGNYIMAVLPANRHLDMTEVRMTGAWQLTRESNLPSLFGDCERGAIPALGDAYNIPMLLDRTLTRQGDVYLEAGDHDHLIHMSMEQYLKLVPHAEVRELS; encoded by the coding sequence ATGCGTATGGCCAAGACCCTTCAGCAGCGCCTGGACCAGGCCAACTGCGACTACGACATCATTCCCCATCCCCATTCGGCCACCAGCCTGGAGTCGGCGCGCACGGCCGGCGTACCCGCCGAGCGGGTCGCCAAGTCGGTGATGCTCGATGACCGCCATGGCAACTACATCATGGCCGTGCTGCCGGCCAACCGGCATCTGGACATGACCGAAGTGCGCATGACCGGCGCCTGGCAGCTGACCCGCGAAAGCAACCTGCCGAGCCTGTTCGGCGATTGCGAACGCGGCGCCATCCCGGCCCTGGGCGATGCCTACAACATTCCCATGCTGCTCGACCGGACCCTTACCCGCCAAGGTGATGTCTACCTCGAGGCAGGTGACCACGATCACCTTATCCACATGAGCATGGAGCAATACTTGAAACTGGTGCCGCACGCCGAAGTGCGCGAACTGAGCTGA
- a CDS encoding DUF2789 domain-containing protein, translating to MEAPIHKFSELFKQLGLPDDALGIDQFITSHSPLKGDVKLVDAPFWNESQRSFLRDSILEDADWAELFDQLNEALRRPRQ from the coding sequence ATGGAAGCGCCGATCCACAAGTTTTCCGAACTGTTCAAGCAACTGGGCCTGCCGGACGATGCGCTGGGCATCGACCAGTTCATCACCAGTCATTCGCCGCTCAAGGGGGATGTGAAGCTGGTGGATGCGCCGTTCTGGAACGAGTCCCAGCGCTCGTTCCTCAGGGACAGCATCCTTGAAGATGCCGATTGGGCGGAGCTGTTCGACCAACTCAACGAGGCGCTGCGCCGTCCCCGCCAATAA
- a CDS encoding CBS domain-containing protein → MKNVEQILKAKSQHHTVYTINPDDSVLDALKLLAEKNVGALPVMEHGQVVGIVSERDYARKLVLKGRSSAATPVRDIMSSPVVTVEPKQNLEYCMNLMTNRHLRHLPVVHEGKLLGLLSIGDLVKETIAEQANLILQLEQYIRGE, encoded by the coding sequence ATGAAGAACGTCGAACAAATCCTCAAAGCCAAGTCCCAGCACCACACCGTCTACACCATCAACCCTGACGACTCGGTGTTGGATGCCTTGAAGTTGCTGGCGGAGAAGAACGTCGGCGCCCTGCCGGTGATGGAGCATGGCCAGGTAGTGGGAATCGTCAGCGAACGCGACTACGCCCGCAAGCTGGTGCTCAAGGGTCGCTCCTCGGCGGCCACGCCGGTACGCGACATCATGAGTTCTCCGGTGGTCACGGTTGAACCCAAGCAGAATCTCGAGTACTGCATGAACCTGATGACCAACCGCCACCTGCGCCACCTGCCGGTGGTGCATGAGGGCAAGCTGCTCGGGCTGCTGTCTATCGGCGACCTGGTGAAGGAAACCATCGCCGAACAGGCCAACCTGATCCTGCAACTGGAGCAGTACATCCGCGGTGAATGA